In Physeter macrocephalus isolate SW-GA chromosome 9, ASM283717v5, whole genome shotgun sequence, the DNA window attttacagatgaagaaactaaagagtAGAGAGGTGGAACCTGTCAGGAATCCAGCAGGAATAGTATATTGTCAGAGTGCTTCACTGAAGAGAGTTTAAGAAGGGACTATTTACAGAGGTGGGGCAGGGTCAAGGGATGGCCCAAGCACTAACAGTGGGCAGCCATTCCCCTCCTCAGCAAGAGGAGGCGAGAGGAGAGGGCAGTGTTACTGGATGCAGTGAAAGTCCTGGAAAAGGCGTGAATACCCAGACTTTCTTCCCGACCTCCTCACACCCGCCCTGGCTTCTGATTTCCTAGCTGTGCCTCGCACTTACCAAACCCACCTGGAAGCCAGAGGGGAAGAGGGCCCAGGTGACGCAGCCCACAAGTGTCAACCTCCCTGGGCACAGAGTAGGCGGAGATTGGATCTGGAGGAAATGAGACCACATGCCCAAGGGCCCATGTCTGGGAAGGGCTTGTTTGGAACACAGGTGATCTGGCCCGGGAGCCCTGCTGCCTGAGATGTTGCAGAGTGCTGCCTGGGAAAGGGGTTCAGGGCAACCAGGTTGCGGACAGTAAGCTGAGTTCTAGTCCAGGCTTTGCTGCACTGCTCTGTGACCCTGAGTGagactctgggcctcagtttcccctttatGCAGGGTGGGTGCCTCTCTGGGACAGCCACAGTGCCCAGACCAGGCAGAGTCTCTGTTCCCACTGCCAAACTCCTTCTTACCGCAAATAAGCCTGGCACCAAAGGCCAAGGCCCCAGGTGTGGAGAGGCTGAGTGCCTGAGGGGGCCACCCCCAGCTGCTGGGCGGACAcacccactcctctgcctgcttAGGACTCAGACGTTCTACTCAGCGTTCCAAGGTGAGCCCCTTGAGGGCCCAAGTGCCcccttctgatttaaaaaaattttaaatagtttagtttagtttttattttatttttttaattgaagtatagttgatgtacattatataagttacaggtatacagtatagtaattcacaatttttaaaggttatactccatttatagttactataagatattggctatattccctgtgctttttttgtgtggctttttttttttttttttttttttttggccacaccgtgcagcaggtgggatcttagttccccgaccagggatcaaacccgtgccccctgcattgggagcatgaagtcttaactactggaccaccagggaagtccctccctggtTTGTACggtacatccttgtagcttattttatatatagtagtttgtacctcttaatcccctacccctatattacCACTCCCCCACCTTCCATCTCCcatctggtaaccaccagtttgttctctgtatctgtgagtctgtttcttttttgttatattcactagtttgttatattttttagattccacatataaatgatatcatacaggcTTCTGCCATCTTTCCAGCCCTTAGTCAGACAGGCGTGGAGACACTTCTAGAAGTAACATCACGATGGCTGCCCAAGGAGAACCCCAAGTTCAGTTCAAACTTGTATTGGTTGGTGATGGTGGTACTGGCAAAACTACATTTGTGAAACGTCATCTGGTGAATTTGAGAAGTATGTAGCTTCCTTGGGTGTTGAGGTCCATCGCCTTGTGTTCCATACCAACAGAGGACCTATTAAGTTCAAAGTATGGGATACAGCTGGTCAGGAGAAATTTGGTGGACTGAGAGATGGCTATTATATCCAAGCTCAGTGTACCATTACAATGTTTGATGTAACATCGAGAGTTACTTACAAGAACGTGCTTAACTGGCACAGAGTTCTGGTACAAGTGTGTGAGAACATCCCCATCGTGTTGTGTGACAACAAAGTGGGTATTAAGGACAGAAAGGTTAAGGCACAGTCAATTGTCTTCCACCGAAAGAAGAATCTTCAGTACTATGACATTTCTGCCAAAAGTAACTACAACTTTGAAAAGCCCTTCCTCTGGCTTCCTAGAAAACTGATGGGAGACCCTAACTTGGTTCATCGCCATGCCTGCTCTCGCCCCGCCAGAGGTGGTCATGGACTCAGCGTTGGCAGCGCAGTACGAGCAGGATCTAGAGGTTGCTCAGACAACTGCCCTCCCAGATGAAGAGAAAGTGAAGCTGGACCCCAGCGTCAGAAGTCTAGTTTTATAGGCAACTGTCCTGTGATGTCAGTGGTGCAGCGTGTTTGCCACTTTACTATATAGCTAAGCAGAACATGTGCTTAATCTTTGGGATGATGAAGGAGATGAATGGGCTTCGGAGTGAAtgtggcagttaaaaaaaaatgccttcattTTTTGGACCTACTTATTTAGGTGTTTTGGAACACAGTTGTTTCCTCCTTGAGTTTCAAACATAAGACTGCTCCagtcacatcacacacacacacacaaaaagtgatatcatacagtatttttctctgtctgacttatttcacttagcataataccctccaagtctatccattttgctgcaaaggACAaattttcgttcttttttatggctgaatagtattccattgtatatatatttatatatatatatatgtagtatacaTATAGTATAAgtggtattccattatatgtatataatggaatattattcagcagatgaatgaattaaggttaacagatgaatggataatatatataccacatcttaatccattcatctgttaatggacatttaggttgtttccatatcttttcCCATATCAATTGTAAacaatgctactatgaacattggagtgcatgtatcttttagaattagtgtttttggtttttttcagatatatatccaggagtggtatttctgggtcatataatagttctatctttagttttttgagaaacctccatactgtttccacagtggctgcaccaatttatattcctaccaacagtgtatgagggttccctttctttttggaaaaaacatatttatttatttatttatttatttatttatttatttaggctgcgctgggtctcagttgcagcatgcaggatatttagttgcagcgtgcgatattcctaccaacagtgtatgagggttccctttctttttggaaaaaacatatttatttatttatttatttatttaggctgcgctgggtctcagttgcagcatgcgggatatttagttgcagcgtgcaaactcttagttgcggcatgcacgtgggagctagttccctgaccagggattgaacccggcctgccccctgcattgggagctcggagtcttagccactggaccaccagtcccaagggttcccttttctccacatcctcaccaatgtttGTTACTTGtgttatttttgatgatagccattctgacaggtatgaggtgatagctcattgtggttttgatttgcatttccctgatgattagtgatgttgagcatcttttcacgtgctgcttggccatctgcatgttctctttggagaaatgtctatccaagtcttctgcccattttttaatcaggttgtttatttttttgatgttgagttttatgagctgtttatatatattgggtattaactccttatcagtcatatcatttgcaaatattttctcccattcagtaggtgtcttttcgttttgtcagtggtttcctttgctgtgcaaaagcttttaagtttaattaggtcccatttgcttatttttgttttatttcctttgctttaggagactgatccaaaaaaaaatattgctactatttatgtcaaacagtgttctgcctgttttcctctaggagttttacagtctctggactttttttttttttttttttttttggctgtgttgggtctttgttgctttatTGCTTCGttgctgggctttctctagttgcggcgagcgggggctactcttcattgcggtggcttcccttattgcagagcatgggctctaggtgcatgggcttcagtagttgtggcatgtgggctcagtagttgtggctcgttgcagagcagaggctccggacgcacaggctcagcggccatggctcacgggcccagccactccatggcatgtgggatcttcccggaccagggcacgaacccgtgtcccctgcattggcaggcggactctcaaccactgcaccaccagggaagcccccagcaggcggattcttaaccactgcgccaccaaggaagcccgtggtctctggtcttacatttaggtctttaatccatttttagtttatttttgtatatagtgttagagaatgttctaatttcattagtttacatgtagttgtccagttttcccagcaccacttattgaagagactctcttttctccattgtatattcgtgcctcctttgtcatagattgacaaaaagtgcatgagtttatttctgggctctctattctgttccattgatctatgtgtctgtttttgtgccagtaccatagtgttttgattactgtagctttgtagaatagtctgaaagTCAGGTAGGAcgtgattcctctagctctgttcttctttctcaagattgttttggctactcagggtccgtacaaattttaagattatttgttctagttctgtgaaaaatatccttggtattttgatagggattgcattgaatctgtagatggcctCAGGcagtatagccattttaacaatattaattcttccagtccaagaacatggtatatctttctatctgtttgtgctgtctccaatttctttcatcagtgtcttatagttttccaagtacaggtcttttcccTCCTTAGGTATGCTttttcctaggtatcttattctttttgatgcgatggtaaataggattgttcccttagtttctctttctgttagttCATGGTTAGtctatagaaatgcaacagatttctgtatattaatcttgtatcctgcaactttaccaaattcattgatgaatgaattgatgaattcagtaaagttgcaggtgAAGGAGGCTCCCCACATgactttctccttcctttgcaCTGCCAGCATTCCCAGGTGCACAACTCAGTGTCCCCACCTCAGGACAGGCTCCTTCCTCCCAATGAGGAGGCCAGTACCTTCACAGACCCTCCTGCCGGGGACCAAGGGTGTCTCTGGCCTCTGGGGTCTCTGTTCAGGGTGGAGcagtccctcctctcccttcctacCCCACCCAATTCTACCCCACCCCAAGCCTGGGGGGCCACACCCAGGCTTTTAGACAAACAAAATCAAGGGGAGAGAACTAGCAAGAAGGAGGGAGCTCATTACTAGGAATTAAGGAGGAGGTATGCCCTGGGGTAAGATGAGCGGGACTGGTCACTCAGACTCTCTTAGGTACTTAGGTACATGACATGTTCACTTAGAAGTACACATAGAAAGACCCAGACACAAAGAGTCAGGCAGGGACAGAGgcacagaaagagacagagacatggTCAGCCAGGGGCACAGACCCAGAGCCACACCAGACAGACTGAGAGAAAGATAGGTATACCCAGCAGTACTGAGAGGTGCACAgctgcgtgtgcacacacacaagcagGCACACAAGGAAACGGAAACCAAGCTCAGGTTTCAGGGAGGTGGATTTCAATGCAAGCAAGTCAGAGCTTTACGGAACCATGAGCTCCTCCAAAGCTGGCTGTGGAGAGGACTAGCTCAGCAAGAAGGGACAGAGATGAGACGTGGAATCTTGATTCTCTCTCAAGACCACCCTGGCAAACGGATTAAGCTACTTTCCTGAAGGAGATGAAGAGGTTTCTCTCTAGAACTTGCTATCAGACAGAACTGCTGGTAGGAGGCATATCTTAGAAGGGAGTAGGGGAGGTGGGAAGCTTCGCTCCTGCCCCCAGGGGTCATGCTGCTCCTTGGCTTCTGTCACTGGGCGGCCAGGCCTTCCTCTTTCTTGGCCAGgcctttctcttcctcactcGGTCTGGCCTTCCATCCAGCGTGTTCCCTAGGCTACATGCTCCTCTGCCCTCCACACCCGTGGTGGccccctcttgtgtctcccttctaTTCCTCCCCAAAGCCTCCTCAATTTAGGGCACGGCAAGCCATCACCCCGTTCTTCCTCCCCCCTCTCAGGAACTTCAGATTTGTGGAAGGAATCTGAGGCGGAAGAGGATATTAAATTCAATGACCTTTAAAAAACAGCCTTCAGatctctccaccaccaccatcccccctcccctgttctgcagaaaaaaatcatttttttgacatttattgaCTATTATCTTCCATTACCTCCTCCTCTCAATGTCTCccaattcacagatgaggaaactgaggttcagagaaagaaaatgaccaCCCCAGTATCACACAGCTAGAGAGAGGCCAAGCTGGGCTTGGAATCCAGGTCTGACTACTTGTTCACCACTGGGCCAGaagccctcccaccaccccctggGCTGACTGGTCAGCCAGGATTTGAGAGTAAGAGAAGACAAAGGGCATGGGGCATGCTGGGGAGGATAGCAGAGTGAGGGTACCCAAAGCGGGACAGGTGTGGCTGCAGTGAAACTCTGAAGCACACATTCTCCTCCCATGGTTTGCCATTTCTCCCCCCAGGGCCTGAGAAGGGGACACTCCCTCTGGCTCAGGTCCCTTCAACATTCCAGACACGCCTCTTGGGAGTTGGGGACGAGTGGGTGGAGACCTGAGATGgaactcccttcccccagccccacctgcacAGAGTCCAGGCTGTGCGACCCACCCCCTCTGGGCCATTGTCTACTCATCTGTGAAGTGGCTGGGGAGCAAGAGTTGGCTTATCCTCTAAAAACCACAGTTCTCCTCCAGACCCAGGCATCCCAACGTGGTTAACTCTGCAGGAGAGCTTGGGTTGGGGCCGCCTTCCCTTTTTATTCCCAGTGAAATTTGAGGAGGATTCAgtaaggaaggaggaggaggtgggaaggggcacGTGATCTCCCAACAGAGCTTCCCAGGCTTCAGTCAGGGCACCAGAGTCAGTCCAATCCCAGATCCCAGCCTTACAGGACACAGGGGTGCCTTAGACTGAAGAAAGGgatgacttcctggaggaggtgttggAGCAGATCAGGAGGATTTTAGTGAGTGGACAGTGAGGTAGGAAGGCACAGGAGCACACAAAGTAGTCTGGGGTGGATGGAGCATTGTGAGGGGAGGTGTAGAGACCAGGGCCAGGTCCTGGAGGGCCTGACTGCAGGATGGAGGGATTTGAATTGTCTCTGGGTAGCGGCGAGAGCCGTAGAAAGAGGCCCACTTTCAGCAGGGGTTTTCAGAAAGATCCCTCTGGTTGCTGTGTGGACTGACTGGGGCAAACTGGAGTCAGAGAGGCTGCTCAGGGGGCTGTGGCCAAGGTCTAGTTGAAGGTGATAGAGCCCAAACAGCTGCGAGGTGTAGAAGGCAATAACAGGCTCCCGGTCTGATTGGTCTCTTCCAGCAACAGGGAGCTCACTATTTCTTGGGTAGCAGTCCTCTCCTTTGGGCAGCTCTGCCTGGGAGAAAGTTCTTCCCTAGGCCAGGCTTCAGCCTGCCTTCCTGGGGTAGTAGGTGGGTGCAGGGGTTGAGAAGGTGTGATTCATTGTACTGGGGGGGTCCCAGGAAGATGGAAACTTGGGGGAGAGTGTGGGATGCCGAGTTCAAGCTGAGCTGAAGGAGCTCTCTGACCTGTGTGACTGACCCCTGCCCCTAGGGCAGGTTTGAGTACTACCCTCAGGGTGCCCTGGCTATCTGTGGCCAAACTCACCGAAGCTCTTTAGCTGGTGCCACAAAAAACAGCAGAGCAAGCAGAGAGATATTTACACAATtggcatatattttattatttttttttataaaaggcaAAAGAGTACATGAGTTGAGGATTaaaggagtgaaaaaaaaaaaaaaggaatgaagagcctATTTAGAGTCTCCCAACCTGCATCCCTAAAACTATaacatcttttatatatatatgtgtatatatatacacacacacacacacacacacacacatatatatacacttttttaattttttttttatagagcaaACGTGAAACTTATGACCTGGACTTCACCCCACCCCCCTCATGCCTCCATTGTGACAGAAACACATCACTCTGCTCCTCCTTATGTATGAATAGCCAGAGCTCTTCATCTGGGCTGTGGTCCCCTCCTCCTAGCCCTACTCATATTCCCACCCTACCTCCCCCAAAGCCTATAGAAGCCTCCTATGTAGAAAAAAAcagcagacacacacatactAAGAAACACATGTACCTGGACCCTCCTCCACACGGAGCCCCTGAAACATGCAGACCCCTGGTGCTTTCCTCACTCATAGATAGACAcaacaccctccctccctccgggcCTCCCCCGCACACCCACAGATAGAATCCCTTCCACTTGGTCCTTTGCCCTGATTATCTGGAGaaccacacacacgcacgtgcacacatcTGCTGCCCATTCTCTCTCTTTGGGAGACAAAGGACTAGATTGGCCCTACTCCCTGTGCCACCAGCTTACAGGCAGAGGCCAGCGGTCCTATTGGGTCCTATTTCCTTCGGGATGGAAAATCCTGAAGGGGGCTGTCTAGAGGGGCGGTGGTAGACAAGGAGCTTCTTAGCCTGGGAGGGGGGTCATGAAGAGGGCTTCTAGGAAGCAGCCCCTGCACAGTCAAAGGATGTTCATGagagggggtcggggggaggccCCCTGCCCATTCACATCTGCCCCTTGTGCTTCACTTGGGACAGCTTCACATTCTCCTCATCGGTGGAGGGTGGAGGTGCTTCCAGGTGGCAGCCGATCATGAGCTGATACACGAGGACACCCGCAATGGAACCCAGGAGTGGGGAGATGATGGGCACCCACCACCAGTGGCGGCCGGTCCTGGGGGCAGACAGATGTGGTTAGGGACGcgtggggcagggcagaggggagacGGGCTGGCGCGCGCTGGCGGGGACTGCACTCACGTGAAGACTTCCGAGCCCCAGCCGGCAATGGCTGTGAAAAGGCGAGGGCCGAAGTCCCGGGCGGGGTTGACGGCGTAGCCAGAGTTGAAGCCCATGGAGGTGCCGATGACCAGGACCACCAGGCCCACAGTGAAGGCCTCCAGGCCACGCGGGACAGGGTTATTGTAGGGGTCCACAATGGCCAGCACACACACGATGAGGGAGGCTGTGCCAATGaactggggagtggggagaacaGGGTGAGAAGAGCCCCCATCCACCTTCCGGCCCCTCCTTCCACCGTCCAGCTTCCCTCCACTCTCAGAGTTTTGGCATCTCCCGTGCTCTGCTCTCCAGAGCAGTGGTGCTAAGACTTTTGCTGGTTAAATTTGCAGATTCCTAGGAATCTGCTCTAGACGAGGAGTCCTGTCCCCCAGCCAGCCCATGAGCAACCCAAGGCAGCCTGGTCCTCCTCCCTGAGTTTGCCTCACTCATCCCCAGCCCATACCTGGTCGAAGAAGCCATTGACCATGTCCAAATGTCCAGAGGGGTAGGTGGCAAAGATGCCGGCTGTGCCATTGGGACCCGAAACTATAAGCTGGTTGTTGGCGAAGGCCCAGATTGCATCTGGTCACAGATTAGATACCAAGTGGGTGAGGGCAGAGGCCTGAGCCCCATCTCCCCTCTCAGGCTGGGCCCACCCTCCCAGGGGTCACAGGTGAGTGTAATCGCTGCTTTATTACCCTGGAGTCGGGGGTGGGaaggtggaggggtggagggccTGACTCCATTGTTGCCCAACTCATTTCTTTCCCCTCATGACCCCCACCTGGGGCCTGTGCGTGAATGAGTCATAAGCCCGGGGCCTGGGCAGGCCCAGCCATCTGTTATCGAAAGGCCTGGTACCAGCAGGTCccaagaagggggagggggtagTGGAGGAAGGCAGGGTGGGAAGGCTCACCATAATACAGCCCAAAAACGATCCCGGCACCCAGGAAGGCTCCCAGAGTCTGAGCCATGGTGTAGACGGGCAGCTTGATCCAGGGCTCACGCGCCAGGAAGCACATAGCAAAGGTCACGGCAGGGTTCAGGTGGGCCCCTGGGCAGAGGGGAGATGGAACCTATTAGCCCCCACCTGCCACAGTGGGGAGGCCAGGATTCCCCCGCCCCATACTCCCCCTCTCTGGCCCTGGTGAGCAGGGATGCAGAGAAGGGTTTCTTGTACAGAATGGTGTGTTGGACTATGTAACAGACCAACTCGACTAATCTCTGATTCCAAGGTGAGAGTCGAAATGTCCAAGTATCAAGTTCCTTCACCACTCTTCTCTTCCAAGGACCCAAAGCTATGCCCTGTTCTGAGACGACCTCCACTCCCACCCTATTCTCCAGCGGGACACCTTGTGGGAATGCTGTGGAGGGGTGATGGCTGAGGGTGGGGTAAGGCCTTACCGGAGACCTGGCCAGCGATAAGGATGCCTAGGGTGACGGCGAAGCCAAAGGCCAGGTTGATGGTGAGGAAACCACCGTGGGTGCCCCGGCTGAGCACGACCTGGGCCACAGAGCCACAGCCAAACAGCTGTGTCAGGAAACAGAACAAAGCAGGGAGGGTGAGGACCAGTGAGTCTCACTGCAGAGGGCAGGGATGAAGCCAACAACCTCCCCCTGCCTTCACGGGGAGGACGAGAGGGCGAGAAGCCCTTTCCTGGAATcgagcccctcctcctcctgctgcaaTTATACCCCGCAGAAGAAGCAGACATGCCCTCTTAGCCCCAATGTCCCAACTCTACTAATAACAGGGTCCTATGGAAGGGACTGGGAGCAACGTTTGCAACTTCGAGCCCAGAAGATGGCTGAACCATCTCCACTGATTTTTCTTGACTCTCGGTAGGAGTGGGTGGAAGGGGACACTCTCACCTGAGCagttcctcccccagcccttcagGCCTGGCCCATAGGGGTGGGAAGGCTCTCTCTCATCCCCCACCTGCAAttgcctccctctctgccccaaaGAAGAGCTGAGGGGGAGAGGGcacaaagaaagggaggaagccAGAAGTTGGTTTGAGTCCCCTTCTCCTGAATCTGGGGTGTCAGagctcctgcctctctctgttcTCCCTCTCAGGATCTTCAGCCTTCTTGACCTGTTCCTGACCCAGAGCCTCCTCTCTCCACTCACCCTGacctccctgccctcagaggtCCAGGTTCCCCACTCAGATTTGGAGGTCCTAAAGACAGCAATCTGCCTAGTCTCACTAGCCATAGTCCAGGACCTCCAGAGCAGTGGAAGTGGGGAGATTGGTTCTAAGCTTTCTGCTGGaaattgggggggtgggggcagtacTAAACTCCCTGATGTCCTGCAAGTACAGAATGTGCTATTTATCGGTTCCCCTTGttcaaatgtaaaaatgtttctGTACTAGCTCCTCTGTAAAGAGCCATTGCCCTGAGCCCCCAAAGTGTCCCCCGAAGCTGCTCCAGCGCTGCCCcagctctcctctcccacctctccataactaaagtttttttttttttttttttggctgcgttgggtctccgttgctgtgcacgggctttctctagttgtggtgagcgggggctactcttgctgcagtgcgtgggcttctcattgcggtggcttctttttgttgcagagcatgggctgtaagcatgtgggctcagtagttgtggctcttgggctctagagcacaggctcagtagttgtggtgcgcgggcttagttgctccgcggcatgtgggatcttcccggaccagggctcgaaccctgcattggcaggcagattcttaaccactgtgccaccagggaagccccataactaAAGTTTTTATGCCTATCCAGCAGAAATTTTCCAAAACCTGTGCTAAAGGCCCTTGTCCCTTCTAAAGGGTCAGTGTCCTGCTGTACTGGGTGGGTAAGCATTTTGATTATCATCCTTCACGAGGACCAAGAGATAGTGGGGAAGCCAGCAGCAGTGATGCAGAGCAAAGGTGTGCAGGCAGGTGAGAGCAAAGGTCAGAGAGtgtaagtatgtatgtgtgttggaACAGGCACGTGAGGGTCTGGGGCACCCTGCCCGGCTTGGCCAGCCCTGGCCTCAGCTCCTTGCCTGCCTGAGGCCCAGACCTGGCTCCATCCCAGGAGGCCTTGGAGGGAGAAGCTGTCAGAGCCAGTTCCACCACCTTGAGActaatcttcctcttcctcccggctccttctccctctcctcaccttACTAGGTGCCTcagagaaaggggcttc includes these proteins:
- the AQP3 gene encoding aquaporin-3, with protein sequence MGRQKELVSRCGEMLHIRYRLLRQALAECLGTLILVLFGCGSVAQVVLSRGTHGGFLTINLAFGFAVTLGILIAGQVSGAHLNPAVTFAMCFLAREPWIKLPVYTMAQTLGAFLGAGIVFGLYYDAIWAFANNQLIVSGPNGTAGIFATYPSGHLDMVNGFFDQFIGTASLIVCVLAIVDPYNNPVPRGLEAFTVGLVVLVIGTSMGFNSGYAVNPARDFGPRLFTAIAGWGSEVFTTGRHWWWVPIISPLLGSIAGVLVYQLMIGCHLEAPPPSTDEENVKLSQVKHKGQM